GCAGACACGCACGGGAAACCCCACGCTGCTCGAATATCTGGAAACGCTCGTCGGCCGTGCTTACGCACGTCTGGCGGTGCCGCGTCAGTCGAGCTTCTTCCGCTCCTGGTGGACCATCCTCCGGCACTACTTCCCCGCGGAATTGCGTCGGCAGAAACGACTGCTGGCGATCAGCTTCGCGGTGATGGCGGCCGGCATTCTCTTTGGGGCGACGGCCACCCTCGTTTCCCCTCGAAACGCGGAGCTGTTCCTCGGCGCAGAGCATCTGGCTGAAAGCCCCAGTCAGCGCGTCGCCCGACTCGAGGAAAATGAGCGCACCGGAAAAACTCAGATCAGCAGCACCGGCGAAAATGCCTTCTTCTCCAGCTTTTTATTCACCCACAACATCCGCGTGACCATTCTGGGATTTGCGCTGGGATTTACCTTTGGCGTCGGCACGGTCGTTGTGCTCTTTGCCAATGGCGCGATGCTCGGATCGTTGGCGGTGCTTTACGCGCAGGATGGCGTGCTCAAGTTTTTCATCGCGTGGGTGGGGCCGCACGGTTCCATCGAGTTGCCCTGCATCATTTTCGGATGTACGGCAGGATTGATGGTCGCCCGTGCGCAGTTTCGACGTGACGGAGGCTCATTCATGTCGCAGTTGCGCCGGATCAGGCCGGCATTGGTCGATCTGCTGGTGGGGACCGCGAGTCTGCTGGTGGTCGCCGGCGTCATCGAAGGCGGATTCAGCCAGGTGAACGAACCGACGCTGCCGTACACGTTGAAAATCGCCGTCGCCGTGGCGCTCTTTGTCGCGCTGCTGCTCTATGTCTTCAAGATGCCGGCCCGATGTCGCGTGCCGGAGGAATCACACGGTCTGGCGAAGGAACTCCATGCGCTGGTCTCCTGATCCTGATGCAGCTCAGATCAATTGTCTTGCCTTGATCGACAGATAGCGGTTGACCAGCTCCACGCTCAGACGGTCGGCTTCGGATTCGAGAACCTGAACTCCCGCCAGCGCCAGCGACTGAATGGCGGCATCGCGCTCCGTGGCGAGCTGGTTGGCGGCAAGGATCTGGTACATCGCATGGCGGTGATGGGCCGCCGCTCCCGCCACGCGATCCAGCAACGGATCACGAAGACTGACGATCACTACGACATGCCGATGGGCCAGCAGCGGCATGACTTCCGCGAGGTTGGCCGCCAGTTGAGGGTCATTCAAATCAGTGAAAAGAAACACGAGGCATCGCCGTTTTTGATTGGTACGGATCGCCTGCGCCAGGGCTGCGTATGAGGGAAAGACTCCCTCCGGGTGGGCGTCCACCAGCGCGCGGATGATGCGATTGAGCAGGACCATGTCGCTGCCCGGCTTGATGAACTGCGTCACCGCATCGCGGAAAAGAGCCATCCCCACCCGGTCGCCCTGACGATGCGCGACATGGGCGAGCATGATGGATGCGTCGATCGCTCGGTCCAGAGCGGTGCCCTTGCCGACGGGGTTTCCCATCATCCGTCCGCAGTCGAGACAGATCAGGATGTCCTGACTGCGTTCCGCCTGATAAACATTGGTGATGGGTCGCCGGTGGCGCGCGGTGGCTTTCCAGTTGATGTCGCTGTAATTGTCGTCAGGGATGTAGTCGCGGAGTTGTTCAAACTCACGACCGCTGCCGACGATTCGCGTCCGATGGATGCCCAGTTGCGCCAGCGTGTGCGAACGGCGGAGCGTGTCGTATTGATTCAGCCCCTCAAGGTTCGGATAAACGGTCACCTGCGCAGCGTCGTTGAGGTCCCACCGCCTCTTGGCCAGACCAAGGGGAAAGCGCACATCCGCCTCAGCCGTCGGAATCTCGATCCGTCCGCGACGACGGGGCGTGACAGTGAGCGCAGCCACGACGACTTCACCCGGCTCGACCAGCGTTTCCAGACGATCCGTATCCGCTTCCAGCGTGGAAGGCCACGGCTGGCGCAGCCCGACGATGACGGCACGCTGTCCGCGATTT
This region of Phycisphaeraceae bacterium genomic DNA includes:
- a CDS encoding stage II sporulation protein M, whose protein sequence is MDFNEFLLQRQPRWKQLSQLLDRVDQVGLAGLAAHEVDELFSLYRLVSSDLNLVQTRTGNPTLLEYLETLVGRAYARLAVPRQSSFFRSWWTILRHYFPAELRRQKRLLAISFAVMAAGILFGATATLVSPRNAELFLGAEHLAESPSQRVARLEENERTGKTQISSTGENAFFSSFLFTHNIRVTILGFALGFTFGVGTVVVLFANGAMLGSLAVLYAQDGVLKFFIAWVGPHGSIELPCIIFGCTAGLMVARAQFRRDGGSFMSQLRRIRPALVDLLVGTASLLVVAGVIEGGFSQVNEPTLPYTLKIAVAVALFVALLLYVFKMPARCRVPEESHGLAKELHALVS
- a CDS encoding DUF58 domain-containing protein, with product MTAAPTTHDPSPSARTAGVTVPGRPLLFIALVVAMILLVGVVFPQIIYLALTVDAMLIGLLYWDGARLARNPVSVQRSEWTRVQIDRPCDVLFRIENRGQRAVIVGLRQPWPSTLEADTDRLETLVEPGEVVVAALTVTPRRRGRIEIPTAEADVRFPLGLAKRRWDLNDAAQVTVYPNLEGLNQYDTLRRSHTLAQLGIHRTRIVGSGREFEQLRDYIPDDNYSDINWKATARHRRPITNVYQAERSQDILICLDCGRMMGNPVGKGTALDRAIDASIMLAHVAHRQGDRVGMALFRDAVTQFIKPGSDMVLLNRIIRALVDAHPEGVFPSYAALAQAIRTNQKRRCLVFLFTDLNDPQLAANLAEVMPLLAHRHVVVIVSLRDPLLDRVAGAAAHHRHAMYQILAANQLATERDAAIQSLALAGVQVLESEADRLSVELVNRYLSIKARQLI